One Alicyclobacillus acidoterrestris DNA window includes the following coding sequences:
- a CDS encoding carbohydrate ABC transporter permease → MLSTSSTPSRAFRMARYKRAWFLVPLAVYLLVMFGYPLYYSIVISFQHLNQITVIRGHAPFNGVVNYIAAWSGSGIWHIVANTIEFTVLSIIFQFVIGLLLALLFNRKFPANGFLRALILVPWLIPQLVSGTIFKWMFDSTDGIVNEALLGLHIIHHPISWLLHPQSALIVIVITNIWIGIPFNMVLIYSGLKDVPQELYEAAQIDGAGKWKSFLHITVPSVRTVFAIVLMLGLIYTLKVFDIVMTLTGGGPENATQLLSTWSYTLSFTNFDFGQGAAIANGLIVIALCFTAVYLWFNKRALD, encoded by the coding sequence ATGCTCTCTACATCAAGTACGCCGTCACGCGCGTTTCGCATGGCGCGGTACAAGCGAGCGTGGTTCCTGGTGCCACTCGCCGTGTATCTGCTCGTCATGTTCGGTTACCCGTTGTACTACAGCATCGTCATCAGCTTTCAGCATTTGAATCAAATCACCGTCATTCGCGGGCATGCGCCCTTCAATGGCGTCGTCAACTACATCGCAGCCTGGTCCGGCTCTGGTATTTGGCATATCGTCGCCAATACGATTGAGTTCACCGTATTGTCCATCATCTTTCAATTTGTCATCGGGTTGCTGCTTGCCTTGCTATTCAATCGGAAGTTTCCGGCGAATGGGTTTCTCCGCGCCCTCATCCTGGTTCCGTGGTTAATTCCCCAGTTGGTTTCTGGAACCATTTTCAAATGGATGTTCGATTCAACGGACGGTATCGTCAACGAAGCTCTTCTTGGTTTACACATTATCCATCACCCCATCTCCTGGCTATTACATCCGCAATCGGCGCTGATTGTCATCGTCATCACAAATATCTGGATTGGCATCCCCTTCAATATGGTGTTGATTTACAGCGGACTGAAGGATGTGCCGCAAGAGCTTTATGAAGCTGCGCAAATCGATGGCGCAGGCAAGTGGAAGTCGTTTCTCCATATCACGGTGCCGAGTGTGCGTACGGTCTTCGCCATTGTCTTGATGTTGGGGCTCATTTATACCCTAAAGGTCTTTGACATCGTGATGACATTGACTGGTGGGGGTCCAGAGAACGCGACGCAACTCTTATCTACTTGGTCCTACACGCTGTCCTTTACCAACTTCGACTTTGGCCAAGGCGCCGCGATTGCCAATGGATTAATTGTCATCGCGCTGTGTTTCACTGCCGTGTATCTCTGGTTTAACAAGCGCGCACTCGATTGA
- a CDS encoding cytosine permease: protein MCARNGEKSNSAKRSNIYSGSLAALTFDVPLKRWASALLIGGVSIVISLCLASETKAVDFLQNFLLFLVYWVMPWFGIQLVEFYVNGRNRVDDVLDFYRPRGAMGGIRWAGLGSFLVGIAVSIPFMASALYTGPIGHALKGADLSYFVSAIVAGGLYFICTARGRRGTAVPTAGESIIVDGRSQ from the coding sequence ATATGTGCGAGAAACGGTGAAAAATCGAATTCTGCAAAACGCTCAAATATATATAGTGGCTCGCTAGCGGCGTTAACCTTTGATGTTCCTCTTAAGCGCTGGGCGTCCGCATTGTTGATTGGCGGCGTGAGTATTGTCATTTCGCTGTGTTTGGCGAGTGAGACAAAGGCCGTTGACTTCCTCCAAAACTTCTTGCTATTCCTCGTGTACTGGGTTATGCCTTGGTTCGGCATTCAATTGGTTGAATTTTATGTAAATGGTCGAAACCGTGTTGATGATGTACTTGATTTCTATCGGCCGCGAGGAGCAATGGGTGGAATTCGCTGGGCAGGGCTTGGAAGTTTTCTAGTGGGTATCGCCGTGTCTATTCCGTTTATGGCTTCGGCGTTGTACACAGGCCCCATAGGTCATGCGTTGAAGGGTGCAGATTTGAGTTATTTTGTGAGTGCTATTGTCGCCGGGGGATTGTATTTTATCTGTACGGCTCGGGGGCGGCGGGGGACTGCGGTTCCAACTGCGGGGGAGTCAATTATCGTGGATGGCCGTTCGCAATGA
- a CDS encoding sugar phosphate isomerase/epimerase family protein: protein MKLGVFQVLFRNRSFEEMLDYVAASGLKAIEIGVGGYVGKPHCDAPQLLSDAQALRDFRHQIEARGLEISALSCHGNPLHPNPELAKQFHEEFQNAVRLAEQLEVQNVVTFSGCPGESDYSLNPVWVTCPWPDDLSRVVEWQWAEKVIPYWQEQASFLANHGVRAAIEPHPGFCVYNTETLLRLRDACGESIGANFDPSHLFWQGMDPVECIKTLGRAGAIYHFHAKDTAVDGRNTALNGVLDTKSYRNLADRSWVFRTVGYGHGEQMWRDIISALQLVQYDGAISIEHEDGFMSIDEGFQKAVSFLQELLIDERVKDMWWA from the coding sequence ATGAAATTAGGCGTCTTCCAGGTATTGTTCCGAAACCGTTCATTTGAGGAAATGTTGGACTATGTTGCGGCAAGTGGCCTAAAGGCGATAGAAATCGGGGTCGGCGGTTACGTCGGCAAACCACATTGTGACGCGCCACAGCTGTTGTCCGATGCACAAGCACTGCGCGACTTCCGGCATCAAATTGAAGCGAGAGGGTTGGAGATTAGCGCGCTGAGTTGTCATGGCAACCCGCTGCATCCGAATCCGGAATTGGCGAAGCAGTTTCACGAGGAATTTCAGAATGCAGTTCGTTTGGCAGAACAACTTGAGGTACAGAATGTCGTGACATTCTCCGGTTGTCCAGGGGAGTCCGATTACTCTTTGAACCCTGTTTGGGTCACGTGCCCGTGGCCTGACGACCTTTCGCGCGTCGTGGAGTGGCAATGGGCAGAAAAGGTTATCCCGTATTGGCAGGAGCAAGCAAGCTTTCTTGCGAACCACGGGGTTCGCGCTGCCATTGAACCACATCCGGGTTTCTGCGTGTATAACACGGAAACGCTCTTGCGATTGCGAGACGCTTGTGGCGAGTCAATTGGCGCCAATTTTGACCCCAGCCATTTGTTCTGGCAGGGGATGGATCCCGTCGAATGCATCAAAACACTTGGGCGCGCGGGCGCGATTTATCACTTCCACGCGAAGGACACCGCAGTGGACGGGCGCAATACAGCGCTCAACGGTGTGTTAGATACGAAATCGTACCGCAATTTGGCGGACAGGTCGTGGGTCTTTCGTACGGTAGGCTATGGCCACGGTGAACAGATGTGGCGCGACATCATCAGCGCACTACAACTGGTGCAGTACGATGGAGCCATCAGCATTGAGCACGAGGATGGCTTCATGTCGATTGACGAAGGATTTCAGAAAGCAGTCAGCTTTCTTCAGGAATTGTTGATTGACGAGCGCGTCAAAGACATGTGGTGGGCTTAA
- a CDS encoding carbohydrate ABC transporter permease: MSTNRRAFGQVGYLAIAIVCVAILIFPLYWTVVSSLKTQMQLFSSHPSIIPQTPQWGIYARVFLQQWPHLITSLIVAFGALILALLISVPAAYALAQFRTKAVPVFLLVLLIVQMIPGISLANALFIIFHKVHLLNNYFGLMLADTTYAVPFSVLILRAFMMSIPKELIEAAKVDGTGDTGAFIRVVLPIIKPALVTASLFSFLFTWSDFLFAVTMTTSTRIEPVTVAIYQYIGTYGSNWNQLMAFAVIASIPAAIFLIVSQRYITAGISSTGLKG, from the coding sequence GTGAGCACGAATCGAAGGGCATTCGGGCAAGTGGGGTATCTGGCGATCGCAATTGTGTGTGTGGCCATCCTCATCTTTCCATTATATTGGACGGTCGTGTCTTCCCTGAAGACGCAGATGCAGCTCTTCTCTAGTCATCCGTCTATCATCCCGCAGACCCCGCAGTGGGGGATTTATGCGAGAGTGTTTCTACAGCAGTGGCCGCACTTAATTACGAGTCTCATCGTCGCGTTCGGCGCTCTCATCTTGGCGCTCTTGATATCCGTCCCGGCCGCGTATGCCTTGGCTCAGTTTCGAACAAAAGCGGTGCCGGTCTTTTTATTGGTCCTGTTGATTGTTCAAATGATTCCAGGTATTTCCCTGGCGAATGCCCTGTTCATTATCTTTCACAAAGTTCACTTGTTGAACAACTACTTTGGGTTGATGCTGGCCGATACCACGTACGCGGTGCCATTTTCCGTTTTGATTTTGCGCGCTTTCATGATGTCCATTCCCAAAGAGTTGATAGAGGCAGCAAAGGTGGACGGCACCGGTGATACAGGCGCATTTATCCGCGTGGTGCTGCCCATTATCAAACCCGCGCTCGTCACTGCGTCGCTATTCTCCTTTTTGTTCACGTGGTCGGATTTTCTATTTGCCGTCACCATGACGACCAGCACCCGCATTGAGCCTGTGACTGTCGCGATTTATCAGTACATCGGAACGTATGGATCAAATTGGAACCAACTGATGGCGTTTGCTGTAATTGCATCTATTCCAGCAGCCATTTTTTTGATTGTTTCGCAGCGATACATTACTGCGGGAATTTCGAGTACAGGTTTAAAAGGGTAA
- a CDS encoding DeoR/GlpR family DNA-binding transcription regulator — protein MVKVKDVAKAAGTSPATVSRVLNGVSTVNPEIAERVRKAIQELNYRPNEAGRNLRRKTDTQLGPDFELRSQHNWKAKQQIAAKAAELIRPSDVVVLDSGSTVAGMVPYLNEGTLLYTNSLAILQSAARRNLHVHLAPGLYVPEMAAVFGEETEAYFRNRQATKYFLSSARVDVKNGLWNVNQVTSSVKRAAIECAKEVILLADHDKFCDASLSTYASLQQVDLLITDYVPEEFRDRLFESGIHVVEVGAPSR, from the coding sequence GTGGTGAAGGTGAAAGATGTGGCGAAAGCCGCAGGGACATCACCCGCAACGGTTTCACGGGTTTTGAATGGCGTTTCTACTGTGAATCCTGAAATCGCTGAGAGAGTCAGAAAAGCGATACAGGAGCTCAATTATCGTCCGAACGAAGCGGGGCGCAATCTGCGGCGGAAAACGGACACCCAGTTGGGGCCGGATTTCGAGTTGCGAAGCCAGCACAACTGGAAAGCCAAACAGCAAATTGCTGCGAAGGCCGCAGAGTTGATCAGGCCTTCGGATGTTGTGGTGCTGGATTCGGGATCGACTGTCGCTGGTATGGTTCCCTATTTGAATGAAGGCACGCTGTTGTATACGAATTCACTCGCAATCCTACAATCGGCCGCGCGGCGAAATTTGCACGTTCACCTGGCGCCTGGGCTGTATGTGCCAGAAATGGCGGCGGTGTTCGGGGAAGAGACAGAGGCTTACTTTCGGAACCGCCAAGCGACAAAGTACTTTCTGTCCAGCGCCCGCGTCGATGTCAAAAATGGGTTGTGGAACGTAAATCAAGTGACGTCTTCCGTTAAACGGGCGGCCATTGAGTGCGCGAAGGAAGTGATTCTCTTAGCGGACCACGACAAGTTTTGTGATGCGTCGCTTAGCACATATGCATCGCTTCAGCAGGTGGACTTGCTCATTACCGATTATGTACCAGAAGAATTTCGAGACCGTTTGTTTGAAAGCGGTATTCATGTGGTGGAGGTTGGAGCGCCGTCTAGGTAA
- a CDS encoding isochorismatase family protein, which translates to MQLLYTQEGFSGQLGFGKRPLLMIRDLVAAFTDPNSRLAIEIDKQIETTKALIELCMSKHIPVTFTRTIYDPANLSSQLWGQKFPSICALEDKKWTRIHPELTDYSYSVISDTPYITNFHKSPIERFIEENEIDTVILVGATTSGSIRATAVDGIQRGLRVIIPKEAVGDRNQTIQASALTDLNARYADVMNVPRVLQTLEVIASSQ; encoded by the coding sequence GTGCAGCTATTGTATACACAGGAAGGATTCTCCGGACAATTGGGCTTTGGCAAGCGTCCGCTGTTAATGATTCGAGATCTCGTGGCCGCGTTTACGGACCCGAATTCCCGGCTCGCCATCGAGATTGACAAGCAAATTGAAACGACAAAGGCGCTTATTGAACTGTGTATGTCGAAACATATTCCGGTCACCTTTACGCGCACAATTTATGATCCGGCTAATCTCAGTTCACAATTGTGGGGGCAGAAGTTTCCATCGATTTGCGCGCTGGAGGATAAAAAATGGACCCGGATACATCCAGAACTCACGGACTATTCCTATAGCGTCATTAGCGATACGCCTTACATCACCAACTTTCATAAATCGCCCATCGAGCGTTTCATTGAGGAAAATGAAATCGACACCGTAATTCTCGTCGGAGCGACGACCAGTGGCAGCATTCGAGCCACCGCTGTAGACGGCATCCAACGTGGGTTACGCGTGATTATCCCGAAAGAGGCTGTGGGTGACCGCAACCAAACGATACAAGCCAGCGCCCTGACAGATCTCAACGCGCGCTACGCAGACGTGATGAACGTGCCTCGCGTGCTGCAAACATTGGAGGTTATCGCTTCATCACAGTAA
- a CDS encoding four-carbon acid sugar kinase family protein has protein sequence MTDQSTPIFILADDLTGAADAANYFRTPERRVRIGFDSAMPWDFRLTHETVQVFDVETRHLSLEDSFGKVLRACAHITQASPEALVYKKVDSTLRGNIGAEIEAAVRGLNRNIAVLAPAFPAGGRTVVGGVLYVHGVPVNETAFANDPHHPILSANVAEHVRTKAAWPTVQLGLSLIRQGADVVEHFLADQGDGPVLIVADAEVDEDLAVLAEVFSRNTTYLPCGSAGLARQLAKVWTQSVGACDAVVSRTPRAQRQLYVIGSANQLAREQVQELQKQRVVRTLELSATKVVDDVTAADEIAAAIARIEADDADITVLTLSPERVSTVDRTRLVDALAQVAKAWVHRSSADFGRSEQPHLAVFATGGDTALACCKAVGHTEIWTEGELLPGIPWSFVGGHDGQLTLVSKAGGFGDAQTLCSVVNRLCHEA, from the coding sequence GTGACTGACCAGAGCACGCCGATTTTTATTCTAGCGGACGACCTGACAGGGGCTGCAGATGCGGCAAATTACTTTCGAACGCCAGAACGTCGCGTGAGAATCGGTTTCGATTCGGCTATGCCGTGGGATTTTAGGTTAACGCACGAAACGGTTCAGGTATTTGACGTAGAAACCCGGCATCTGTCGCTGGAGGATTCCTTCGGGAAGGTGCTCCGTGCTTGTGCGCATATTACACAAGCGAGCCCTGAGGCGCTTGTGTACAAGAAGGTCGATTCGACGTTGCGGGGCAATATTGGGGCGGAGATCGAGGCGGCCGTGCGCGGGTTGAACCGGAACATCGCCGTACTGGCGCCGGCTTTCCCGGCTGGTGGGCGGACGGTGGTTGGCGGCGTGCTGTACGTTCACGGCGTACCCGTGAACGAAACAGCATTTGCGAACGACCCGCATCATCCGATTCTGTCCGCGAATGTTGCAGAGCACGTTCGCACGAAAGCAGCGTGGCCGACGGTTCAACTCGGCTTGTCGCTCATTCGCCAAGGGGCCGATGTGGTCGAACACTTCTTGGCGGATCAAGGAGATGGGCCGGTCCTCATTGTGGCCGATGCCGAGGTGGATGAAGATTTGGCCGTGTTGGCCGAGGTGTTCAGCCGGAACACGACGTATTTGCCGTGTGGATCCGCCGGCTTAGCCCGACAGCTAGCAAAGGTCTGGACACAGTCCGTGGGCGCATGCGACGCAGTGGTTTCGCGAACGCCGCGTGCGCAGAGACAACTTTATGTCATCGGCAGTGCGAACCAGTTGGCGCGGGAGCAGGTGCAGGAGCTGCAAAAGCAGCGAGTGGTGCGCACCCTCGAGTTGTCTGCGACAAAGGTTGTCGATGATGTCACGGCGGCTGATGAGATAGCGGCAGCCATCGCGCGGATTGAGGCAGATGACGCAGACATTACGGTTCTGACGTTATCGCCGGAGCGCGTGTCGACCGTCGACCGAACGCGACTGGTCGACGCGTTGGCCCAAGTGGCCAAGGCATGGGTACACCGTTCAAGTGCCGATTTCGGGCGTTCGGAACAACCGCACTTGGCTGTGTTTGCCACGGGTGGTGACACGGCGTTGGCCTGTTGCAAGGCGGTCGGACATACGGAGATTTGGACCGAAGGCGAACTGCTCCCAGGTATTCCATGGAGCTTCGTCGGCGGGCACGATGGGCAGTTGACGCTTGTATCAAAGGCTGGTGGCTTTGGCGACGCGCAGACGCTTTGCAGTGTCGTAAATCGCTTGTGTCACGAAGCTTGA
- a CDS encoding Gfo/Idh/MocA family protein: MAKHKVLVVGCGSMSNTWLDYVEQRSDAEVVGLVDVYEETAIAMAERRGLDVPTFQDIEDALSATDANLVFDITIPDSHKQVVMTALHAGCHVFGEKPMGTSMADAADMVRVARASGKRYAVMQNRRYLRQIRAVRAAVNYGAIGRLGALYADFFIGAHFGGFRDAMDNPLILDMAIHTFDQARFISGAKPVSVYCQEFNPPGSWYQGNAAAICIFEMSDGTVFCYRGAWCTEGFPTSWESNWRITGSEGTILWDGRNDPTCEVALLDREPTGLHRETRTVEIPVAWSGREGHWGCLDEMFDALNEGRPAETECTDNIYSVAMVFGAIESARIGQKVYLRNLV; encoded by the coding sequence ATGGCAAAACACAAGGTGCTTGTCGTCGGATGCGGGAGCATGTCGAACACCTGGCTTGACTATGTAGAGCAGCGATCGGACGCAGAAGTTGTCGGACTCGTTGACGTCTATGAAGAGACGGCCATCGCGATGGCAGAACGGCGAGGTCTCGATGTTCCCACGTTTCAGGATATCGAAGATGCACTCTCGGCCACCGACGCCAACTTGGTGTTCGACATCACCATTCCGGACAGTCACAAGCAGGTGGTGATGACGGCGCTCCATGCAGGCTGCCACGTGTTCGGCGAGAAGCCGATGGGGACGTCCATGGCAGATGCCGCCGATATGGTACGGGTTGCCCGCGCATCCGGCAAGCGTTATGCAGTGATGCAAAACAGGCGTTACCTCAGACAAATTCGTGCGGTGCGCGCAGCCGTCAACTATGGTGCAATTGGCCGCCTCGGCGCACTCTACGCCGATTTTTTCATCGGCGCTCACTTTGGAGGCTTTCGGGATGCAATGGACAATCCATTGATTCTCGATATGGCGATTCACACGTTCGATCAGGCCCGCTTCATTTCCGGCGCAAAGCCGGTTTCTGTATACTGCCAGGAGTTTAATCCTCCGGGGTCCTGGTACCAAGGAAACGCCGCGGCAATCTGCATTTTTGAGATGAGTGACGGAACGGTGTTCTGTTATCGGGGTGCATGGTGCACAGAAGGATTCCCAACTTCCTGGGAATCCAACTGGCGGATCACGGGTAGTGAAGGAACCATTCTGTGGGATGGTCGCAATGATCCGACTTGTGAAGTCGCTTTGCTCGACCGCGAACCGACAGGACTCCACCGCGAGACGCGGACTGTGGAAATTCCAGTCGCTTGGAGCGGCCGTGAAGGACACTGGGGCTGTCTGGACGAGATGTTTGACGCACTGAACGAAGGCCGCCCCGCGGAAACTGAGTGCACCGATAACATCTACAGTGTCGCCATGGTGTTCGGTGCGATTGAGAGTGCGCGAATTGGACAGAAAGTATATTTGCGCAATTTGGTGTGA
- the pdxA gene encoding 4-hydroxythreonine-4-phosphate dehydrogenase PdxA, with protein sequence MTKKTRIAVTMGDPAGIGPEITLMGLQDKAIAEQVEAVVVGDVNRLEVAKAALVKTGRLSANQVTLRPIGDVSEAAYQPGVMDVLDQNNVPSDLPWGKVSAEAGAAAFDYVKKSVELAVAKQVDAICTAPINKEAWKLAHVPYPGHTEALAALSGSDKSAMMLVNHGLRVVHVTTHVSLKDAIAMATTNRVFERIQLTVRSLEQFGMKRPRIAVAGINPHAGEGGLFGREDIEQIAPAIEQAKQAGMDVSGPWPPDSIYARAAGGEFDAVIAMYHDQGHIAIKMLGFDTGINVTLGLPILRTSVDHGTAFDIAGKGIAREQSMVQSLQVAIDFLQGKAAGAAQ encoded by the coding sequence ATGACGAAAAAAACGCGTATCGCAGTAACGATGGGTGACCCTGCCGGCATTGGTCCCGAAATTACGCTGATGGGCCTGCAGGACAAGGCGATTGCAGAGCAGGTAGAAGCGGTCGTCGTCGGGGACGTGAACCGACTGGAGGTCGCGAAGGCAGCGCTGGTCAAGACTGGCCGGTTGTCAGCGAATCAAGTGACGCTTCGGCCGATTGGCGATGTGTCGGAAGCGGCGTATCAACCAGGCGTCATGGATGTATTAGACCAAAACAACGTCCCAAGTGATCTGCCTTGGGGAAAGGTGTCCGCTGAAGCGGGGGCCGCGGCGTTTGACTACGTCAAGAAATCGGTCGAGCTCGCCGTGGCGAAACAAGTGGACGCCATCTGCACCGCTCCAATCAACAAGGAGGCGTGGAAACTCGCGCACGTGCCGTATCCCGGGCATACGGAGGCGTTGGCGGCGTTGTCGGGATCGGACAAGTCAGCCATGATGCTCGTCAATCACGGACTTCGCGTCGTTCACGTGACCACGCATGTGAGTCTGAAGGACGCGATTGCCATGGCGACGACAAATCGCGTGTTTGAACGAATTCAACTGACGGTCCGCTCATTAGAGCAGTTCGGGATGAAGCGGCCGCGCATTGCTGTGGCGGGTATCAACCCACACGCAGGCGAGGGTGGCCTGTTTGGGCGAGAGGACATCGAACAAATCGCGCCAGCTATCGAACAGGCGAAACAAGCCGGAATGGATGTCAGTGGTCCGTGGCCGCCAGATTCGATTTACGCGCGCGCGGCGGGTGGCGAGTTCGACGCCGTCATTGCCATGTATCACGACCAAGGTCACATCGCCATCAAAATGCTCGGTTTCGACACGGGTATCAATGTCACGCTGGGACTTCCGATTTTGCGGACTTCTGTCGATCACGGCACCGCCTTCGACATCGCCGGCAAGGGCATTGCCCGCGAACAGAGTATGGTCCAATCGCTGCAGGTGGCCATTGATTTCTTACAAGGGAAAGCTGCCGGGGCTGCGCAATAA
- a CDS encoding 2-keto-3-deoxygluconate permease: MKIKAVVDKVPGGMMIFPLLIGAIIRTIWPGLPDDTVFKSSFTGGLLTGSTSLLAAFYICLGSTIEFRAAGYVLKKGVSLWLSKIVTAAIIGFLIKFLAPDQNHMFLGLSALAIVAAFSDSNGGLYMALMGQLGKRQEDVAAYSIMSLESGPFFTMLILGVAGLAAFPLRAFIFALLPLIIGMVLGNLDKNMREFLSKGKDVLIPLFAIGLGFGINLKDVFQAGFAGIILGFGVVVVTGVVLYLVDRLVGGTGLAGVAAASTAGNAAAVPMAVAAVYTGYQSVAGQATVQVAAAVIVTSICVPIITAFFAKRSGLTRGETSVQQEAEQQSHVDVPAKEAHN, translated from the coding sequence ATGAAGATTAAAGCAGTGGTCGATAAAGTTCCAGGCGGCATGATGATTTTTCCACTTCTCATTGGTGCGATTATCCGAACCATTTGGCCGGGGTTGCCCGACGATACGGTGTTCAAGAGTTCGTTTACCGGCGGTTTGCTTACAGGTTCCACGTCTCTGTTAGCGGCATTCTATATTTGTCTGGGATCAACCATTGAGTTTCGCGCAGCAGGTTACGTCCTGAAGAAGGGTGTATCTCTTTGGTTGAGTAAAATTGTAACCGCTGCCATCATTGGATTTCTTATCAAGTTCCTAGCGCCAGATCAGAATCACATGTTCTTAGGGCTGTCTGCCTTGGCCATCGTCGCTGCGTTCTCGGATTCCAACGGTGGCTTGTACATGGCGCTGATGGGGCAACTCGGCAAACGACAGGAAGATGTCGCAGCTTACTCTATCATGTCTCTCGAATCTGGGCCGTTCTTTACCATGCTGATTCTCGGTGTTGCGGGACTGGCAGCCTTTCCGTTGCGCGCATTCATTTTTGCACTATTACCGCTCATCATTGGTATGGTGTTAGGGAATCTCGATAAGAATATGCGGGAGTTCCTCAGCAAGGGGAAAGACGTACTCATTCCGCTGTTCGCTATCGGCCTTGGCTTTGGCATCAATTTAAAGGACGTCTTTCAAGCCGGGTTCGCAGGCATCATTTTGGGCTTTGGCGTTGTCGTCGTAACTGGCGTAGTGCTGTACTTGGTCGACAGGTTGGTTGGTGGTACAGGCTTGGCTGGTGTTGCTGCTGCATCGACCGCAGGCAACGCAGCGGCGGTTCCGATGGCTGTGGCGGCGGTCTATACCGGCTACCAGTCGGTAGCTGGGCAAGCGACCGTGCAGGTTGCTGCAGCGGTTATTGTCACCTCGATTTGTGTACCGATTATCACGGCATTTTTTGCAAAACGGTCGGGGTTGACGCGGGGTGAAACGTCCGTGCAGCAGGAAGCGGAGCAACAGTCCCACGTAGATGTACCCGCAAAGGAAGCGCATAACTAA
- a CDS encoding ABC transporter substrate-binding protein — protein sequence MRRWSTFACCALIAGTVAGVSGCGQGPNAGNHKSGTITITEMDYYTSTQGALMQTLIDKYEKLHPNIKIQRELVPNATYLQKVIQQAMADDMPDLLMLDNPNLPEIASTGVLVPLQQLGHIDTENFAKGSISEGTYDNTLYGLANANNTIALFYNKQMFQQAGIQSPPKTWAQLRADAKKLTHGSVYGFAFSGASGLGNVAWQTEPFLWTVGGDLDAHIDSQGSRDTLNFLKSLVDDGSMPQAVVNWDQQDVQNQFQEGKVAMMINGPWIVPTLQSMKGLEYGIATVPVPKLGDQVIAPLGGEEWTIPKTNTASEQAAFAFLKWLDDTKAQQITWAEESQEVPAYTPVAQQVVKKYPYLQSFATEVEHARARTADLGVHYPKAVDIWGSAVQSVLTGASSVDAALRKAKQETQQMLQSSD from the coding sequence ATGCGAAGATGGTCGACCTTTGCATGTTGTGCCTTGATCGCCGGGACGGTTGCAGGGGTGTCCGGTTGTGGACAAGGGCCAAATGCGGGTAATCACAAGTCCGGCACCATCACGATTACCGAGATGGATTACTATACGTCCACGCAAGGCGCACTGATGCAAACGTTGATTGACAAGTATGAAAAACTTCACCCCAATATTAAAATCCAGCGGGAACTCGTTCCAAACGCCACGTATTTGCAAAAAGTGATTCAGCAGGCCATGGCCGATGACATGCCAGACTTACTGATGCTCGACAATCCCAATCTACCAGAAATTGCGAGCACAGGCGTTTTAGTGCCGCTGCAGCAACTCGGCCACATCGACACGGAGAATTTCGCGAAAGGCTCTATCAGCGAAGGAACCTACGACAACACGTTATACGGGCTGGCGAACGCGAACAATACCATCGCACTGTTTTACAACAAACAAATGTTTCAACAGGCGGGCATTCAGTCGCCTCCAAAGACCTGGGCACAGTTGCGCGCTGATGCGAAAAAGTTAACGCACGGTTCCGTGTACGGGTTCGCGTTTTCAGGAGCAAGTGGCCTTGGCAATGTCGCGTGGCAAACTGAACCCTTTTTGTGGACTGTAGGTGGCGATCTTGACGCCCACATCGATTCACAGGGCTCCCGCGATACACTCAATTTCTTGAAGTCCTTGGTGGACGACGGATCGATGCCACAGGCGGTTGTCAATTGGGACCAGCAGGACGTCCAAAACCAGTTTCAAGAGGGCAAAGTGGCGATGATGATCAACGGTCCGTGGATTGTCCCGACTTTGCAGTCGATGAAGGGACTCGAGTATGGCATTGCGACCGTTCCAGTGCCCAAATTAGGGGACCAGGTCATTGCGCCATTGGGAGGGGAAGAATGGACCATTCCAAAGACGAACACGGCTTCAGAACAGGCGGCGTTTGCGTTCCTCAAATGGTTGGATGACACAAAGGCCCAGCAGATCACGTGGGCAGAAGAATCCCAAGAAGTGCCGGCGTACACACCTGTGGCCCAGCAGGTGGTGAAAAAGTACCCATACCTGCAGAGCTTTGCGACAGAAGTCGAGCACGCGCGGGCGCGAACGGCAGATTTAGGCGTTCACTACCCGAAGGCGGTGGATATCTGGGGCAGCGCGGTGCAAAGTGTGCTGACGGGGGCCTCTTCCGTCGACGCAGCACTTCGAAAAGCGAAGCAGGAAACACAGCAAATGCTTCAATCAAGCGATTGA